From the Gemmatimonadota bacterium genome, one window contains:
- a CDS encoding UPF0182 family protein → MRPTSSCACLTSPGGVHLHWPFTPRGKDNLAAWMVARNDGAEYGKLRVYRFPRQSLVFGPRQIENRINQDTEIARQVSLWDQRGSEVIRGDLLVIPIDHALLYVQPLYLQAEGAASPNSSACWSPTRTRW, encoded by the coding sequence ATGCGGCCGACATCATCATGCGCCTGCCTGACGAGCCCAGGCGGAGTTCATCTACACTGGCCGTTCACGCCGCGCGGGAAGGACAACCTCGCGGCATGGATGGTGGCGCGCAACGACGGTGCGGAGTACGGAAAGCTGCGCGTCTACCGGTTCCCCCGGCAGTCGCTGGTGTTCGGCCCACGACAGATCGAGAACCGCATCAACCAGGACACCGAGATCGCACGGCAGGTCTCGCTGTGGGACCAGCGCGGGTCGGAGGTCATTCGCGGCGACCTGCTCGTTATCCCGATCGATCACGCGCTCCTGTACGTGCAGCCGCTCTACCTCCAGGCCGAGGGGGCCGCATCCCCGAACTCAAGCGCGTGCTGGTCGCCTACGAGAACCAGGTGGTGA
- a CDS encoding UPF0182 family protein: MAILLAVPFVVTALRLWFVDSAELLYSTTGPLVGASYTDLHATLPAIRVSAIAALAAAVVVLVGGARRMLGWYGVLAVGGYVSVAILGRGIVPAIMQKFVVAPTELTRETPYLERHIAATRRAWGIDSVQSRDLEGVPTLTLASLRANAATIENVRLWDRAPLLRTFGQLQEIRTYYDFVSVDDDRYWIDGKYRQVLLSPRELNAQSLPTRTFINEHLTFTHGMGLTMSPVNQVTTQGLPVLLIQDLPPATTGSLKVSRPQIYYGELAQDFVFVGTRQKEFDYPAGEANIYTAYAGKGGVPVGGLFRRMLLALHFGNSKVLLSGDITSESRVLYHRNIVTRIRKALPFLKLDRETYIVVADDGTLKWIQDAYTTSSRYPYSFRSPDGVTYMRNSVKVVIDAYDGTVTAYVSAPTIRWCAPGQGLPGIFVPIDSMAKDLRAHVRYPDDMFRAQTALYSTYHMDKPEEFYHREDQWQSRW, from the coding sequence CTGGCGATTCTCCTGGCGGTCCCCTTCGTGGTGACGGCGCTTCGCCTCTGGTTCGTGGACAGCGCCGAGCTGCTGTACTCCACGACTGGTCCGCTGGTGGGGGCGAGCTACACCGACCTGCACGCGACGCTCCCCGCCATCCGCGTGTCGGCGATCGCCGCCCTTGCCGCCGCGGTGGTCGTGCTCGTGGGCGGCGCGCGGCGGATGCTGGGGTGGTACGGCGTGCTCGCCGTCGGCGGCTACGTGTCGGTGGCCATCCTGGGACGCGGGATCGTGCCGGCGATCATGCAGAAGTTCGTCGTCGCCCCCACGGAGCTCACGCGCGAGACCCCCTACCTGGAGCGCCACATCGCCGCCACGCGACGCGCGTGGGGGATCGACAGCGTACAGTCGCGCGACCTCGAGGGGGTCCCGACGCTCACGCTCGCCTCGCTGCGCGCCAACGCGGCCACCATCGAGAACGTGCGCCTGTGGGATCGGGCGCCGCTGCTGCGAACCTTTGGCCAGCTCCAGGAGATCCGTACGTACTACGACTTCGTGTCGGTCGACGACGATCGGTACTGGATCGATGGCAAGTACCGCCAGGTCCTCCTCTCGCCGCGCGAACTCAACGCACAGTCGCTGCCCACGCGCACGTTCATCAACGAGCACCTGACCTTCACCCATGGCATGGGGCTCACGATGAGCCCCGTCAACCAGGTCACCACGCAGGGGCTCCCCGTCCTGCTCATCCAGGACCTTCCGCCGGCGACGACCGGGTCGCTCAAGGTCTCGCGCCCGCAGATCTACTACGGCGAGCTGGCCCAGGATTTCGTCTTCGTGGGGACGCGGCAGAAGGAGTTCGACTACCCCGCAGGGGAGGCCAACATCTACACCGCGTATGCCGGCAAGGGCGGCGTCCCGGTGGGCGGCCTCTTCCGGCGCATGCTCCTGGCGCTCCACTTCGGCAACTCGAAGGTCCTGCTCTCGGGCGACATCACCAGCGAGAGCCGCGTGCTGTACCACCGCAACATCGTCACGCGCATCCGCAAGGCGCTCCCCTTCCTCAAGCTCGACCGCGAAACCTATATCGTGGTCGCCGACGATGGAACGCTCAAGTGGATCCAGGACGCCTACACCACCTCATCCCGCTATCCCTACTCGTTTCGGTCGCCGGACGGCGTGACCTACATGCGCAACAGCGTGAAGGTCGTGATCGACGCGTACGACGGGACGGTCACCGCCTATGTCAGCGCCCCAACGATCCGTTGGTGCGCACCTGGGCAAGGTCTTCCGGGGATCTTCGTCCCCATCGACAGCATGGCGAAGGACCTGCGCGCGCACGTGCGCTATCCCGACGACATGTTTCGCGCCCAGACCGCGCTGTATTCGACCTACCACATGGACAAGCCCGAGGAGTTCTACCATCGGGAAGACCAGTGGCAGTCCCGGTGGTGA